The proteins below come from a single Felis catus isolate Fca126 chromosome A1, F.catus_Fca126_mat1.0, whole genome shotgun sequence genomic window:
- the LOC109497201 gene encoding small nuclear ribonucleoprotein G-like, whose translation MRKSHPPKLKKLIDKKLSLKLNGGKHVQEILWEFNPFMNLVIDECVEMATSGQQNNTRMVIIRRNTIIMLETLALERSINNSCVHQKKSTVSTCPLCIAPVLLQYKNQIMCIFILNFFVK comes from the coding sequence ATGAGAAAAAGTCACCCGCCCAAGTTGAAAAAACTTATAGACAAGAAATTATCGTTGAAATTAAATGGTGGCAAACATGTCCAGGAAATACTGTGGGAGTTCAATCCCTTTATGAATCTTGTGATAGATGAATGTGTGGAGATGGCAACTAGTGGGCAACAGAACAATACCAGAATGGTGATAATTCGAAGAAATACTATCATCATGTTAGAAACCTTGGCCTTGGAACGGAGTATAAACAATAGCTGTGTTCACCAGAAGAAATCAACTGTTTCCACGTGTCCCCTCTGCATAGCACCTGTTTTACTACAATATAAAAATCAGATCATGTGCATTTTCATACTGAACTTCTTTGTTAAATAA